The Felis catus isolate Fca126 chromosome X, F.catus_Fca126_mat1.0, whole genome shotgun sequence genome includes a region encoding these proteins:
- the MAGEH1 gene encoding melanoma-associated antigen H1, whose amino-acid sequence MPRGRKSRRRRNARAAEENRNNRKIQASEASETPMASSLAPGTPEDDQSGPEEDPSTPEEASTTPEEASSPAQVQKPSVARSNFQGTKKSLLMSILALIFIMGNSAKEALVWKVLGKLGMQPGRQHSIFGDPKKVVTEEFVRRGYLIYKPVPRSSPVEYEFFWGPRAHVESSKLKVMHFVARVRNRCSKDWPCNYDWDSDDDAEVEAILNSGARGYTAP is encoded by the coding sequence ATGCCTCGGGGTCGGAAGAGTCGGCGCCGCCGTAACGCAAGAGCCGCAGAAGAGAACCGCAACAATCGTAAGATCCAGGCCTCAGAAGCTTCTGAGACCCCGATGGCCTCTTCTCTGGCCCCAGGCACCCCGGAGGACGACCAGAGTGGCCCTGAGGAAGACCCTAGCACTCCGGAGGAGGCCTCCACTACACCTGAGGAAGCCTCCAGCCCTGCCCAAGTACAAAAGCCTTCCGTAGCCCGGAGCAATTTTCAAGGCACCAAGAAAAGTCTCCTGATGTCCATATTAGCCCTCATCTTCATCATGGGCAACAGCGCCAAGGAGGCCCTGGTCTGGAAAGTGCTTGGGAAGTTGGGGATGCAGCCTGGCCGGCAGCACAGCATCTTTGGAGATCCAAAGAAGGTCGTCACAGAGGAGTTTGTGCGCAGAGGGTACCTGATTTATAAGCCGGTGCCACGTAGCAGTCCCGTGGAGTATGAGTTCTTCTGGGGACCTAGAGCACACGTGGAATCGAGCAAGCTGAAAGTCATGCATTTTGTGGCAAGGGTGCGTAACCGATGCTCCAAAGACTGGCCATGTAATTATGATTGGGATTCCGATGATGATGCAGAAGTTGAGGCTATCCTTAATTCAGGTGCTAGGGGTTACACTGCACCTTAG